The proteins below come from a single Malus sylvestris chromosome 3, drMalSylv7.2, whole genome shotgun sequence genomic window:
- the LOC126614517 gene encoding 21.7 kDa class VI heat shock protein-like translates to MTTSSTTRKQLEVVRDDQTPQKWCVLLREDVFRRFMSQGSPNPTIQKVFGGASFFSPLLFGKFFDPSDAFPLWEFESDILLSGLRSAGQNTIDWFQTDRDYVLKVELPGEGKNNIQVYAENGKVVEISGRWKQQQQGGESNSLKSTKDWRSGNWWEHGYVRRLELPQDADFKRIEASLTNDLLLEIKIHKINNKPLDYEANAKDNDAV, encoded by the exons ATGACTACTAGTAGTACTACTCGGAAGCAGCTTGAAGTCGTAAGAGACGATCAAACTCCGCAGAAATGGTGTGTTTTATTGAGAGAAGACGTGTTCAGAAGATTCATGTCTCAGGGCAGTCCAAATCCAACAATCCAGAAGGTCTTTGGTGGTGCATCTTTTTTCAGTCCTTTGttgtttgggaaattttttGATCCTTCTGATGCCTTCCCACTGTGGGAGTTTGAGTCAGATATCTTGCTGTCTGGTCTCAGAAGCGCTGGCCAAAACACTATTGATTGGTTTCAAACAGATCGAGACTATGTCCTTAAAGTAGAGCTACCAG GAGAAGGGAAAAATAATATTCAGGTGTATGCTGAAAATGGGAAGGTGGTGGAAATTAGTGGGCGGtggaagcagcagcagcaaggaGGAGAGTCCAACTCCTTGAAGAGCACAAAGGATTGGAGAAGTGGGAATTGGTGGGAACATGGTTATGTTCGGAGGCTTGAGCTCCCACAAGATGCAGATTTCAAAAGGATAGAGGCTTCTCTCACTAATGACCTACTTTTGGAAATCAAAATTCACAAGATCAACAATAAACCCTTGGATTATGAGGCTAATGCAAAAGATAATGATGCGGTGTAA